GGCTGTGCTGAAGAGTTTTCTGCCGGTGATGATGTGGTCCTGGGCTTCTCTGGGCCCCACTCTCTGGCTGCCTTCCCTGCCTGGGGCACTCAGGACGAAGGAACCCTAGAGTTTACACTCACCACACAGAGCCGGCAGGCACCCTTGGCCTTCCAGGCAGGGGGCCGGCGTGGGGACTTCATCTATGTGGACATATTTGAGGGCCACCTGCGGGCCGTGGTGGAGAAGGGCCAGGGTACCGTATTGCTCCACAACAGTGTGCCTGTGGCCGACGGGCAGCCCCATGAGGTCAGTGTCCACATCAATGCTCACCGGCTGGAAATCTCCGTGGACCAGTACCCCACGCATACTTCGAACCGAGGAGTCCTCAGCTACCTGGAGCCACGGGGCAGTCTCCTTCTCGGGGGGCTGGATGCAGAGGCCTCTCGTCACCTCCAGGAATACCGCCTGGGCCTGACACCAGAGGCCACCAATGCCTCCCTGCTGGGCTGCATGGAAGACCTCAGTGTCAATGGCCAGAGGCAGGGGCTGAGGGAAGCTTTGCTGACGCGCAACATGGCGGCTGGCtgcaggctggaggaggaggagtatGAGGACGATGCCTATGGCCATTATGAAGCTTTCTCCACCCTGGCCCCCGAGGCTTGGCCTGCCGTGGAGCTGCCTGAGCCATGCGTGCCTGAGCCAGGGCTGCTTCCTGTCTTTGCCAATTTCACACAGCTGCTATCAGCCCACTGGTGGTGGCTGAGGGGGGCACAGCCTGGCTTGAGTGGCGGCACGTGCAGCCCACGCTGGACCTGATGGAGGCTGAGCTGCGCAAATCCCAGGTGCTGTTCAGCGTGACCCGAGGGGCACGCCATGGCGAGCTCGAGCTGGACATCCCGGGAGCCCAGGCACGAAAAATGTTCACCCTCCTGGACGTGGTGAACCGCAAGGCCCGCTTCATCCACGATGGCTCTGAGGACACCTCCGACCAGCTGGTGCTGGAGGTGTCAGTGACGGCTCGAGTGTCCATGCCCTCATGCCTGCGGAGGGGCCAAACTTACCTCCTGCCCATCCAGGTCAACCCTGTCAACGACCCACCCCACATCATCTTCCCACATGGCAGCCTCATGGTGATCCTGGAACACACGCAGAAGCCTCTGGGGCCCGAGGTTTTCCAGGCCTATGACCCGGACTCTGCCTGTGAGGGCCTCGCCTTCCAGGTCCTTGGCACCTCCTCTGGCCTCCCCGTGGAGcgccgagaccagcctggggagccGGCAACCGAGTTCTCCTGCCGGGAGTTGGAGGCCGGCAGCCTAGTCTATGTCCACCGCGGTGGCCCTGCGCAGGACTTGACGTTCCGGGTCAGCGATGGACTGCAGGCCAGCCCCCCGGCCACGCTGAAGGTGGTGGCCATCCGGCCAGCCATACAGATCCACCGCAGCACAGGGCTGCGCCTGGCCCAAGGCTCTGCCATGCCCATCTTGCCCGCCAACCTGTCGGTGGAGACCAGTGCCGTGGGGCAGGATGTGAGCGTGCTATTCCGCGTCACTGGTGCCCTGCAGTTCGGGGAGCTGCAGAAGCAGGGGgcaggtggggtggagggtgctgAGTGGTGGGCCACACAGGCGTTCCACCAGCGGGATGTGGAGCAGGGCCGCGTGAGGTACCTGAGCACCGACCCACAGCACCACACTGACGACACCGTGGAGAACCTGGCCCTGGAGGTGCAGGTGGGCCAGGAAATCCTGAGCAATCTGTCCTTCCCAGTGACCATCCAGAGAGCCACCGTGTGGATGCTGTGGCTGGAGCCACTGCACACTCAGAACACCCATCAGGAGACCCTCACCACAGCCCACCTGGAGGCCACCCTGGAGGAGGCAGGCCCAAGCCCCCCAACCTTCCATTATGAGGTGGTTCAGGCTCCCAGGAAAGGCAACCTTCAACTACAGGGCACGAGGCTGTCAGATGGCCAGGGCTTGACCCAAGATGACATACAGGCTGGCCGGGTGACCTATGGGGCCATGGCACGTGCCTCGGAGGCAGTCAAGCACACCTTCTGTTTCCATGTCACAGCTCCACCCATTCCCCCTGCTCTGTACTCTCCATCCACATTGGTGATGACCCAGACGTGCCCATCCTCACCAATGTCTTCCTTGTGGTGCCTGAGGGTGGTGAGAGTGTCCTCTCTGCTGCCCGCCTCTTTGTCAAGAGTCTCAACAGTGCCAGCTACCTCTATGAGGTCATGGAGCGGCCCCGCCATGGGAGGTTGGCTTGGCGTGGGACACAGGACAAGACCACTATGGTGACATCCTTCACCAACGAAGACCTGTTGCGTGGCCGGCTGGTCTACCAGCATGATGACTCCGAGACCACAGAAGATGATATCCCATTTGTTGCTACCCGCCAGGGCGAGAGCAGTGGTGACATGGCCTGGGAGGAGGTACGGGGTGTCTTCCGAGTGGCCATCCAGCCCGTGAATGACCACGCCCCTGTGCAGACCATCAGCCGGATCTTCCATGTGGCCCGGGGCGGGCGGCGGCTGCTGACTACGGACGACGTGGCCTTCAGCGATGCTGACTCGGGCTTTGCTGATGCCCAGCTGGTGCTGACCCGCAAGGACCTCCTCTTTGGCAGTATCGTGGCCGTAGATGAGCCCACACGGCCCATCTACCGCTTCACCCAGGAGGACCTCAGGAAGAGGCGAGTACTGTTCGTGCACTCAGGGGCCGACCATGGCTGGATCCAGCTGCAGGTGTCCGATGGGCAACACCAGGCCACTGCGCTGCTGGAGGTGCAGGCCTCGGAGCCCTACCTCCGTGTGGCCAACGGCTCCAGCCTTGTGGTCCCTCAAGGAGGCCAGGGCACCATCGACACGACCGTGCTCCACCTGGACACCAACCTCGACATCCGCAGTGGGGATGAGATCCACTACCACGTCACAGCCGGCCCTCGCTGGGGACAGCTACTCCGGGCCAGTCAGCCAGCCACAGCCTTCTCCCAGCAGGACCTGCTGGATGGGGCCGTTCTCCATAGCCACAATGAAAGCCCCAGCCCCAATGACACCCTGCCCTTCTCCGTGGAAATGGGGCCAGTGCACATGGATGCCGCCCTACAAGTGACCATTGCCCTAGAGGGCCCACTGGCCCCTCTGAAGCTGGTCCGGCAGAAGAAGATCTATGTCTTCCAGGGAGAGGCAGCTGAGATCAgaagggaccaggtggaggtgagGAGCTGGAGGTGGTGAGTGGGGGTGTGGGCCAGGTAGAGGGCCTTCCTCCCAGCTTCCATGCCAGGTACACATGTGACTTGGGCTGTGGCTGTGGTGGCCCCAGGTTACATGTGTGCACGTGCCTCAAATATTCTCCTGTATATGTTGTGCTCCCAAGAGTTTCTGGGGAGCTTGCTGTGCACCCATCCTCCTGGGAGTTGTGTGTGCCTCCAGAGGACATGTCCACTCGTGTCCATGACGTGGCTGAGCATGCAGATTCCTGGACCCCACCCAGCCCTACAGAATCTCTGACATGGAGCCCGAGAATCTGCATTGCAGTCAGTTCCCTGGGAGGGCATCACGGGTCCTGAGCTTTGGGGATTGCTGGCCCTGGAGACAGGCAGCTGCTCCTCAGATCCCCATGTCCCCCGCTCTTTTCTCAGAGCCCAGACCAGGACTAGGAGGTCTGTCAAGGGCTTCGGCCAATCCAGGAACCCCACAGAGCAGCCACGGGCCCTCCAGCAGGCTCACTGacttgccctgtgacctcaggcCAGTCCTTGCCCGCTCTCGGCCTTACTCTCCTACACTGCTCATTTCGGAGACCTTTCTGGTCTGCATGTCTGGAGCTTGGGGCCGACAGCGAGCTGGCAGATCTGGAGTCAGGAAGGCCTCGCGGGGGGAGGCAGCGTTTGGGCTGGGCTCTAAAGAGCACAGGCCATCAGGGGCAGAGAATGGGGAGTggtattccaggcagaaggagcatTCCAGGCAAATGCATAGAAAAGGAATGTGAGTTTGGGGGCAGTTTGGCCTCTTGTGGCTGGCCCATCAGGTGAAGGAGCCCGTGTGGCCTTTGGGGCGTGAGCTCTGTAGGGCCTGAGCTGAAGGCGGCTGTGCCTCCAGAAGGGGTGGGATGGGGCACTCTCTGATGGTCCTGGGTGGTAATAGCATGGGCTGGGGAGGTGCTACCTGCAACCAGCCACAGGCCTGAACAGATCCTGAGCAGGGggcctgtgtgtgtgcgtgtgcacacgcacatgtgtacatgtgtgactGCGTCATCATATGATGAACTCGTGTGTCTGTGTCACTGAGTCTGGGGATACATGATTACGCACCTCCCCGAGGGAGTGCATCTCAAGCTGTGACCGAACCCCTGCAACCGTGTGTGGGGTGGGTATTAACATGTGACCAGCAGCCGGGGCAAcccaatgaaaccccatctctacacaaaaaatttaaaaattagccgggcacggtcaggcgcgggggctcacgcctgtaatcccagccgaggcaggcagatcacgaggtcaggagatcgagaccatcctggctaacacggtgaaaccccatctctactaaaaacacaaaaaattagccgggcatggtggcacgtgcctgtggtcccagctacttgggaggctgaggtgggagaatcccttgagcctgggaagttgaggcttcagggaactgtgatcgcaccactgcactccagcctgggtgacagagtgagaccctgtctcaaaaaacaaaaaatgtgaccAGCTGCATGTCTGGCTGCTGTGTGTGTGAACccacgtgtgtgtttgtgtgtctaaaTGAGCAGTGGCATCTAGAGGAATAAGTGGGGCAAGATCAAGCGTGTTCTGGCTGCTTAGGGCCACAGTGGACCCCTCTGAGACCCCATCTGTGGCCCCCTGTGAGTCCTCATGACCTCTGTTAACCAGGCAGCCCAGGAGGCAGTGCCGCCGGCAGACATTGTATTCTCAGTGAAGAGCCCACCGAGTGCCGGCTACCTGGTGATGGTGTCGCGTGGCGCCTTGGCAGatgagccacccagcctggaCCCCGTGCAGAGCTTCTCCCAGGAGGCAGTGGACACAGGCAGGGTCCTGTACCTGCACTCCCGCCCTGAGGCCTGGAGTGATGCCTTCTCGCTGGATGTGGCCCCAGGCCTGGGTGCTCCCCTCGAGGGCATCCTTGTGGAGCTGGAGGTGCTGCCCGCTGCCATCCCACTGGAGGTGCAAAACTTCAGTGTCCCTGAGGGTGGCAGCCTCACCCTGGCCCCTCCACTGCTCCGCGTCACCGGGCCCTACTTCCCCACTCTCCCGGGCCTCGGCCTGCAGGTGCTGGAGCCACCCCAGCATGGAGCCCTGCAGAAGGAGGATGGACCTCAAGCCAGGACCCTCAGCGCCTTCTCCTGGAGAGAGGAATGGCTGTGAGAGAGGCCCAGGGGCTGCAGCCCAGCTCTGGGGGCAGAGTAGAGGGAGCCCCAGGGACTCCCAGTCTGGGGGTTATACGTAGAGAGGAGACGGGGAGTCACATTTCAGAAGCACCTATGCTTTAAATACTGTATCTCCTTTCTTCCTTACAACTCCTCGGAGCCAGAACTAATGGTCCCCATTTTCCACCAGTGGAAGCTGAAGCCCTAGAAGAGTCAGTCTCCTCCTGCACCCAAAGGCAGGGCGTGAAGCGTGCTGCTGGGGCCTGACTGCCAGCCCTGGGCCTGCCTCTAGGTGGAAGAGCAGCTGATCTGCCTACGTGCATGACGGGAGCGAGATACTGACAGACAGTTTTGTCCTGATGGCTAACACCTCCGAGATGGACCACCAGAGCCATCCTGTGGCCTTCACTGTCACTGTCCTGCCTGTCAATGACCAACCCCCGGTCCTCACCACAAACACAGGCCTGCAGGTGAGAGCATCCCTGGGACCACCCCCCATGTCTGCTTCGAGAAAGAGGCCAGCGTCCCCTAGTTCCCAGCACAGAGCtccccctctctgagcctcagtttcttcctctgcaaaatggggacacTGCCTCATGCCTCATGGGGTTATTGGAAGGAGAGATGTGAGATTGTGCTGAAATAGAACATAGGTGGGAGATTTTGTTACTGGACACTTGCAAGTGTGGTAGGCAGACTTCTGAGTGGCCACAGGTGGCTCTGCTGTTCCTTCTCCTGTGGCTCAGGACCAGAACACCTGACAGAATCACTTACAAACCTTTAAGGGCAGGCGTCAGGGCGGAAGCCATTAAGCTTCCCACCTTCACCCCAGCAAGTGAAGGCCGCAGCTTGGCTCCCCAAACTCCTGCCCCTTGTGCCACAGCAGAGCAGGGCCCCCATTTTTGCAGAGGTGGAAGTTGAGGCCCAGACATGGGATGGAACTTCTCCATGGCTGCAAAAGTAGTTCTGGTGGAGCAGAAAGGGCATGGCTTTACAAAGCCCACATGGCAGGGCTTTGAACGCCAGCTTCTGGGGTGTGTCCTCCTCGGTCAGCAGGAGCCACTGAAGGTTCCACAGGAGGGCTGACTTGGGCTGTCTGTGACATGGGGCGCCGAGGGAACTTTGGTGGTCTAGGATGTGCCCATAGAGGGTGGCCTCATGGTGCGGAGGCCACAGAATAGTGGGACACAGCACCCTAGAACCACAGGCCAGGACGGCTATGTGGCAGCATGGCCACCAGGTGGTGCCATCCACCCGTGTTTGCTCCGGGAGCCCAGTGCTGGGATCCTGTCCCCCACATTATGGCCCCTCCTGCCAGGGCTGGGCCTGAGGGCTCCCTGGGGCCAGGGGAGGAAGCCCAGGAATGCCAGAAGGCTCTGTTTTCCGGGCATGTGAGTCCCACTGCAGCTCTGCCTGCAAGTAATTGACCCAGCAAGACTGGTACCAGGACCTCAGGAACAGGCACCTGCTCTGCTTGCAAGTGGGAGGCCTGAAAAGGGGTCCCCTTTGCCCAACATGAGGAGGGCCTGTAACTGCTCTGGAAGCACCTGGGCCCATCCCACGCTGCTTCTGTGCTGCAGAACAGTGACAACCATCAGCACCCCACTCTCCGCACCACCCACCCCTCCCTCAGCTGGAAGGAGGGCCTGTTTCTAAAATCACCACTCCCACCTGTGCCTAGCCCCGGCCAGGCACACACGGAGGCTCTGAAAGGAGACCCCTCCCCC
This window of the Nomascus leucogenys isolate Asia chromosome 6, Asia_NLE_v1, whole genome shotgun sequence genome carries:
- the LOC101176832 gene encoding LOW QUALITY PROTEIN: chondroitin sulfate proteoglycan 4-like (The sequence of the model RefSeq protein was modified relative to this genomic sequence to represent the inferred CDS: inserted 2 bases in 2 codons; substituted 3 bases at 3 genomic stop codons); this translates as MGQREEGAKELGGDKEEQRRSTAAAKPEAKERWGDGAETGMEVASLTPGASEDLGQGPQQPSAWKRHLCLKPGPGLAGEASFXGENHLEVPVATAMTDKHLQLQFSTSQPEALLLLAAGPADHLLLQLYSGRLQVRLVRSQEELRLQTPAETLLSDSVPHTTVLTVVEGWATLSVGGFLNASSAVPGAPLEVPCGLFVGGTGTLGLPYLRGTSRPLRGCLHAATLNGRSLLRPLTPDVREGCAEEFSAGDDVVLGFSGPHSLAAFPAWGTQDEGTLEFTLTTQSRQAPLAFQAGGRRGDFIYVDIFEGHLRAVVEKGQGTVLLHNSVPVADGQPHEVSVHINAHRLEISVDQYPTHTSNRGVLSYLEPRGSLLLGGLDAEASRHLQEYRLGLTPEATNASLLGCMEDLSVNGQRQGLREALLTRNMAAGCRLEEEEYEDDAYGHYEAFSTLAPEAWPAVELPEPCVPEPGLLPVFANFTQLXISPLVVAEGGTAWLEWRHVQPTLDLMEAELRKSQVLFSVTRGARHGELELDIPGAQARKMFTLLDVVNRKARFIHDGSEDTSDQLVLEVSVTARVSMPSCLRRGQTYLLPIQVNPVNDPPHIIFPHGSLMVILEHTQKPLGPEVFQAYDPDSACEGLAFQVLGTSSGLPVERRDQPGEPATEFSCRELEAGSLVYVHRGGPAQDLTFRVSDGLQASPPATLKVVAIRPAIQIHRSTGLRLAQGSAMPILPANLSVETSAVGQDVSVLFRVTGALQFGELQKQGAGGVEGAEWWATQAFHQRDVEQGRVRYLSTDPQHHTDDTVENLALEVQVGQEILSNLSFPVTIQRATVWMLWLEPLHTQNTHQETLTTAHLEATLEEAGPSPPTFHYEVVQAPRKGNLQLQGTRLSDGQGLTQDDIQAGRVTYGAMARASEAVKHTFCFHVTAPPXSPCSVLSIHIGDDPDVPILTNVFLVVPEGGESVLSAARLFVKSLNSASYLYEVMERPRHGRLAWRGTQDKTTMVTSFTNEDLLRGRLVYQHDDSETTEDDIPFVATRQGESSGDMAWEEVRGVFRVAIQPVNDHAPVQTISRIFHVARGGRRLLTTDDVAFSDADSGFADAQLVLTRKDLLFGSIVAVDEPTRPIYRFTQEDLRKRRVLFVHSGADHGWIQLQVSDGQHQATALLEVQASEPYLRVANGSSLVVPQGGQGTIDTTVLHLDTNLDIRSGDEIHYHVTAGPRWGQLLRASQPATAFSQQDLLDGAVLHSHNESPSPNDTLPFSVEMGPVHMDAALQVTIALEGPLAPLKLVRQKKIYVFQGEAAEIRRDQVEAAQEAVPPADIVFSVKSPPSAGYLVMVSRGALADEPPSLDPVQSFSQEAVDTGRVLYLHSRPEAWSDAFSLDVAPGLGAPLEGILVELEVLPAAIPLEVQNFSVPEGGSLTLAPPLLRVTGPYFPTLPGLGLQVLEPPQHGALQKEDGPQARTLSAFSWREEWLXSAYVHDGSEILTDSFVLMANTSEMDHQSHPVAFTVTVLPVNDQPPVLTTNTGLQMWEGATAPIPAEALRSMDGDSESEDLVYTIEQPSNGRVVLLGAPGTEVRSFTQAXLDGRLVLFSHRGTLDGGFRFRLSDGEHTSSGYFFRVMAQKQVLLSLEGSRTLTVCPESIQPLSIQSLRASSSTGTDPQLLLYRVVRGPQLGRLFHAQQDSTGKALVNFTQAEIRAPLWSHHSDAPSLRWPLCHGHHVDTGASSGITGSRHPQACHSPGPGVLPSRSCHAGRASSCS